TTTTTAATGCTTTCTATAGAAAATCATTATCCAACTTATATCTATACAAGTCTTCCCGGTCATACTCATTTTTGCCCAATTTAAATTTGCCCAACTCATCAGGCTTAAACTGGAGAAGATAGTTCTCCAGAGCTTCCAATATCAGTTCGCCCTCGGTTTTGCTTGTCTCTTCAGCGGCTTTCTTTAACATGTCGAGAATATGAACCTTTTCCTTAGGCACGGTAACATTAAGAATCATAGCACTCACCCTGATATTATTTTATCTTCTTTTGATTAATTTTACAATATTAGTATCTATGAAAATGAGCACGCCCGTGGGCGTGCTCATCTCCTTCTTCTTTTGCGTTTTCTTTTGCGGGGTCGTGGGGGAGCATAAGTTTTTTCGTCCAATGTCATGGACAAGATGTTATAAATTAAAGCCACACCGATAATTCCCAGAGGCACCAGAACTTCCATATAAAAGCTGCCCCCTCACTTGTCAATTGTTATTTATTATATGAGGTGGCTGATTTATTGGTTACCTGGGGCAATAGTAAATCGCCACTTTTGGAAGTGGCGATTATTTTAAAAGTAATTTTCCGGTTGGGTGAGGAAAGCGAATTTATCCGGAGAGGAGAGAAATTCCTGATACATAGGTTTGCCGCTGATTAAGCCCAGTTCCGGATGATCCTGTACCTGACGCAGGGATATGCGCGGGGCGGGCTTGTAGCGGGGATTGGGGATGAAGGTTTGGTCTTCGCCTTCGGCGGCCAGTTCAAAGTAGGCGCCGCCGCCCAGTTCTTTGATGGGGCTGTAGACCGAGTCAAAGCCGGAGGCTACCCAGTTGCTCATCACCAGGACTTCAGAGCCGGGGTTGATGGTGATGTGGCCGTAACCCGGGGGAATTAAGACTTTGTCGCCGGGTTTTGCTTCCACCAGGATAACGTCTACGCCGTCATCGTCGGGTTCGGTTTGCAGGAGGTAGTGGGCGGTGCCGTAGAGCACTTCGTACACTTCCGGATAGGTTACTTCTGTACCGGGTTTTAGTGGGTGGTAGTGACCGGCGGTTTTTATGTATTCCGGGCCTACCTGGCCGGAACGGAGCACTGTTATGTCGTAGCGCAGGCCGTGTTTGGCCATTAGTTCACGGTCTTCTTTGTAGCCGACGCCGCGATACATATAATAGAGTTCCTCGGAGCCTTGGCCATTTTTGTCATAGAGAACATCCAGCATATCCTTTTTGTAACGAACATCGGGATCTATGGAATCCAGTTCGGCCCAGAAGGTCAACTTACCGTTTTCATCGGTGGAGATTGACAGGCCGCTGGTTTCTTTTAGATCGTACA
This window of the Dethiobacter alkaliphilus AHT 1 genome carries:
- a CDS encoding glucose-6-phosphate isomerase family protein, with product MYDLKETSGLSISTDENGKLTFWAELDSIDPDVRYKKDMLDVLYDKNGQGSEELYYMYRGVGYKEDRELMAKHGLRYDITVLRSGQVGPEYIKTAGHYHPLKPGTEVTYPEVYEVLYGTAHYLLQTEPDDDGVDVILVEAKPGDKVLIPPGYGHITINPGSEVLVMSNWVASGFDSVYSPIKELGGGAYFELAAEGEDQTFIPNPRYKPAPRISLRQVQDHPELGLISGKPMYQEFLSSPDKFAFLTQPENYF